Proteins co-encoded in one Populus trichocarpa isolate Nisqually-1 chromosome 10, P.trichocarpa_v4.1, whole genome shotgun sequence genomic window:
- the LOC7460753 gene encoding inorganic phosphate transporter 2-1, chloroplastic, translating to MTLFYTLSSSTRNIISPETHVLHNSHFYLPRNRSSFFSNETTLFKRETLPFKPQQQQPTGSFPPILRLKNSKLAHPFASISSYAEAGGEEEKNEGVQIEEHQETVKKKENDSPGMAQAFDISSRTASAISILIAFAALSLPLFMKTLGQGLDLKTKFLSYVTLLFGFYMAWNIGANDVANAMGTSVGSGALTIRQAVLTAAVLEFSGALLMGTHVTGTMQKGILVANVFQGKDTLLFAGLLSSLAAAGTWLQVASYYGWPVSTTHCIVGSMVGFGLVYGGPGAVFWSSLARVTSSWVISPLMGAMVSFLVYKFIRRFVYSAPNPGLAAAAAAPIAVFLGVTGISFAAFPLSKVFPLALAQALASGAVGAFLVDRIIRKQLGHLLVKASSSQPEPKENAIHSKNIGLLSDFAGPKGTQLEIVYGVFGYMQILSACFMSFAHGGNDVSNAIGPLAAALSILHGGASGTEIVIPMDVLAWGGFGIVAGLMMWGYRVIATIGKKITELTPTRGFAAEFAAASVVLVASKLGLPISATHTLVGAVMGVGFARGLNSVRAETVREIVVSWAVTIPVGAIFAVFYTWILTKLLSYIL from the exons ATGACTCTCTTTTATACCCTATCATCTTCTACAAGAAACATTATCTCACCAGAAACTCATGTCCTTCATAATTCTCACTTCTATCTACCAAGAAAccgttcttctttcttttccaatgAAACCACCCTCTTCAAGAGAGAAACCCTTCCATTCAAGCCTCAGCAGCAGCAACCAACCGGGAGTTTTCCTCCCATCTTGAGACTTAAAAACTCTAAACTCGCACACCCTTTTGCCAGTATATCCTCTTACGCAGAAGCTGGAGGTGAGGAAGAGAAAAACGAGGGAGTTCAAATCGAGGAACATCAAGAAACggtaaaaaagaaggaaaatgacTCTCCTGGAATGGCTCAGGCCTTCGATATATCCTCAAGAACAGCCTCTGCTATATCAATATTGATAGCATTTGCTGCTCTCAGTCTTCCCTTATTTATGAAGACTTTGGGACAGGGCTTGGACTTGAAGACCAAATTCCTATCATATGTGACACTGCTATTTGGATTCTATATGGCTTGGAACATAGGTGCCAATGATGTGGCTAATGCCATGGGGACTTCTGTGGGGTCTGGGGCCTTAACAATCCGGCAGGCGGTGTTAACTGCAGCTGTTTTGGAGTTCTCAGGAGCGCTGTTGATGGGTACCCATGTGACCGGTACAATGCAGAAGGGAATTCTTGTTGCTAATGTGTTTCAGGGAAAGGATACCCTGCTCTTTGCTGGATTGCTCTCTTCGTTGGCTGCTGCTGGTACTTGGTTGCAG GTTGCATCATATTATGGTTGGCCTGTCTCTACCACACACTGTATAGTAGGATCAATGGTAGGATTTGGTCTTGTCTATGGGGGGCCTGGTGCTGTCTTCTGGAGTTCTTTGGCAAGGGTAACTTCATCGTGGGTGATCTCACCATTAATGGGAGCAATGGTTTCATTTCTTGTCTACAAATTCATCCGCAGG TTTGTATACAGCGCCCCAAATCCAGGACTAGCTGCAGCTGCAGCCGCACCAATTGCTGTCTTTCTGGGTGTAACTGGAATCTCTTTTGCAGCCTTTCCTCTAAGCAAGGTCTTTCCTTTAGCTCTGGCACAGGCTCTAGCCAGTGGTGCAGTTGGTGCTTTCCTAGTTGACCGAATTATACGGAAACAGCTTGGTCATCTCCTGGTGAAAGCTAGCTCGTCACAACCTGAGCCAAAAGAGAATGCTATACACAGCAAAAATATTGGGTTACTATCTGATTTTGCAGGACCAAAGGGTACCCAGTTGGAAATAGTTTATGGAGTTTTTGGATACATGCAGATCCTCTCAGCATGCTTCATGTCATTTGCACACGGGGGAAATGATGTTTCCAATGCGATAGGTCCTTTGGCTGCTGCATTATCTATTCTGCACGGCGGTGCCAGTGGAACAGAGATTGTTATTCCGATGGATGTTCTAGCATGGGGAGGATTTGGTATAGTTGCAGGGCTAATGATGTGGGGATACAGAGTGATAGCAACAATTGGGAAGAAGATAACTGAACTTACACCAACTAGAGGATTTGCAGCTGAGTTTGCTGCAGCTTCTGTGGTTCTAGTGGCATCAAAGCTGGGACTGCCCATATCTGCAACGCATACTTTGGTGGGTGCAGTGATGGGTGTAGGTTTTGCAAGAGGTCTGAACAGTGTTAGAGCAGAAACCGTGAGAGAGATTGTTGTCTCATGGGCTGTGACAATTCCAGTTGGTGCTATCTTTGCAGTTTTCTACACATGGATTTTGACCAAGCTTTTGTCTTACATATTGTGA
- the LOC7460755 gene encoding uncharacterized protein LOC7460755 isoform X2, which produces MEDWMEHGRQLDPNALSRVHNIENMVIIIIKKVMEGDVWVTPNFTSSHAIPRLGGAASNGHGGFVPLPFRGAASNGHGGLIALSLYATRRLPPSSFKQTRPRGLSHPIITIFSAPTAPGSNQSLAIRSWLALSPQITVVLFTQHPSFASAFGSRVLVDSTTDFTLLGTPFFHSMLEKSRLYTTASCGFVTKRCILPVPFG; this is translated from the exons ATGGAGGATTGGATGGAACATGGAAGGCAGCTGGATCCCAATGCTCTATCTAGGGttcataatattgaaaatatggtaataataataataaaaaaagtaatggaAGGTGACGTTTGGGTGACGCCTAACTTCACGTCTTCTCATGCGATTCCCCGTCTTGGTGGTGCTGCTTCTAATGGCCATGGCGGGTTTGTTCCTCTACCATTTCGTGGTGCTGCTTCTAATGGCCATGGCGG GTTGATTGCTCTCTCTTTGTATGCCACTCGGAGGTTACCGCCATCTTCTTTTAAGCAGACAAGACCCCGAGGCTTAAGCCATCCAATCATCACAATATTTTCTGCACCTACTGCCCCTGGCTCCAACCAGAGTCTTGCTATTCGATCATGGCTTGCTTTGTCCCCTCAAATCACTGTCGTTTTGTTCACTCAACACCCTTCTTTTGCCTCCGCTTTTGGTTCCCGGGTTTTGGTTGATTCCACTACTGATTTCAC GTTACTTGGCACCCCATTCTTTCATTCCATGCTTGAAAAATCACGGTTATACACGACAG CTTCTTGTGGCTTCGTTACGAAACGTTGCATACTTCCCGTTCCATTTGGATGA
- the LOC7460755 gene encoding uncharacterized protein LOC7460755 isoform X1 — protein MEDWMEHGRQLDPNALSRVHNIENMVIIIIKKVMEGDVWVTPNFTSSHAIPRLGGAASNGHGGFVPLPFRGAASNGHGGLIALSLYATRRLPPSSFKQTRPRGLSHPIITIFSAPTAPGSNQSLAIRSWLALSPQITVVLFTQHPSFASAFGSRVLVDSTTDFTLLGTPFFHSMLEKSRLYTTGITVFVDPRTVLVSDLISTLNYAYEHDRD, from the exons ATGGAGGATTGGATGGAACATGGAAGGCAGCTGGATCCCAATGCTCTATCTAGGGttcataatattgaaaatatggtaataataataataaaaaaagtaatggaAGGTGACGTTTGGGTGACGCCTAACTTCACGTCTTCTCATGCGATTCCCCGTCTTGGTGGTGCTGCTTCTAATGGCCATGGCGGGTTTGTTCCTCTACCATTTCGTGGTGCTGCTTCTAATGGCCATGGCGG GTTGATTGCTCTCTCTTTGTATGCCACTCGGAGGTTACCGCCATCTTCTTTTAAGCAGACAAGACCCCGAGGCTTAAGCCATCCAATCATCACAATATTTTCTGCACCTACTGCCCCTGGCTCCAACCAGAGTCTTGCTATTCGATCATGGCTTGCTTTGTCCCCTCAAATCACTGTCGTTTTGTTCACTCAACACCCTTCTTTTGCCTCCGCTTTTGGTTCCCGGGTTTTGGTTGATTCCACTACTGATTTCAC GTTACTTGGCACCCCATTCTTTCATTCCATGCTTGAAAAATCACGGTTATACACGACAGGTATTACAGTTTTTGTTGATCCACGGACGGTTCTTGTGTCTGACCTCATTTCCACCTTAAATTATGCTTACGAACATGACCGTGATTAG